In one Kluyveromyces marxianus DMKU3-1042 DNA, complete genome, chromosome 4 genomic region, the following are encoded:
- the PMT4 gene encoding dolichyl-phosphate-mannose-protein mannosyltransferase, whose amino-acid sequence MAVNKRNKTPGLGEKGKKAPVATPESDEEDKYTKKRTIEYVAEKWLLQDAPDSAQLYKTLGYIVTAIALVLRFWRISEPREVVFDEVHFGKFASYYLERTYFFDVHPPLAKMMIAAVGWLVGYDGRFKFDDIGYSYDKYYAPFVAYRSLSAVLGTATVAVVFQTMKELNFRAATCFIASFLIAVDNAHVTQTRLILLDAMLVFSIALTFYSYVKFYKLQLTSPFSSQWYLWLYLTGFSLSLVMSTKYVGILTYCAIGIAVAVNLWQMLDIRSGLSVRTISKHVSTRLNGLIIFPFIVYLFWFWCHFAILNKSGPGDTFMSVDFQDTLYDAPGATEVKDVHYYDIVTIKHDLTEAFLHSHPARYPLRYEDGRISSNGQQVTAYVHEDANNEWEILPPRDSPIKKGAPVKLDENIRLRHIGTNTYLLAHDVASPYYPTNEEITTVTEEEANGERYDSTIFRFQPVLAKNSGRVTKTKNSAFRLFHVETAVALWTHDDKLLPDWGFEQQEVNGNKKVQDPENSWYVDSIVNMAENDLRRIYKPRVPRPMSFLSKWYELQILMFDHNNKLSSEHPFASEPQTWPVALNGVSFWTKEEGRKQIFFTGNIIGYWFEVISIALYAGLVIADLVTRQRAVYSLNKMAREKLYGPLAFFLISWAAHYFPFFLMGRQKFLHHYLPAHMILAMFAASLWETVFTDNQSLNLDLDEENPENPHEDKPKFYTVLFYFFCVTVVINVGGFFVYFAPLVYGLPMTVEQIQARQWLDIRLQYAK is encoded by the coding sequence ATGGCTGTGAATAAACGGAACAAGACACCGGGCCTTGGCGAAAAAGGGAAGAAAGCACCAGTTGCAACACCTGAAAGTGATGAGGAAGACAAGTACACTAAGAAGAGAACAATTGAGTATGTGGCGGAAAAATGGTTGCTACAGGATGCTCCTGATTCAGCGCAGCTTTATAAGACTCTTGGATACATAGTCACTGCGATAGCATTGGTACTAAGGTTCTGGCGCATCAGTGAGCCTAGAGAGGTTGTATTCGATGAAGTTCATTTTGGGAAGTTCGCCTCGTATTACTTGGAACGTacatatttctttgatgtTCACCCTCCTTTGGCTAAGATGATGAttgctgctgttggttGGTTAGTTGGTTATGACGGCAGATTTAAGTTCGATGACATCGGTTATAGTTACGATAAATACTACGCGCCATTCGTTGCTTATCGTTCGTTGAGTGCAGTCTTGGGAACAGCAACAGTTGCTGTAGTGTTCCAAACAATGAAAGAACTGAACTTCAGAGCGGCTACTTGCTTCATTGCCTCTTTTTTGATCGCTGTTGACAACGCCCATGTCACCCAAACTAGACTCATCCTCTTGGACGCCATGCTAGTGTTCTCCATAGCCTTGACGTTCTACAGCTATGTTAAGTTCTACAAATTGCAATTGACGAGCCCATTCTCCTCTCAGTGGTACTTATGGCTATATTTGACCGGCTTCTCTTTGAGTTTGGTCATGTCCACCAAATACGTGGGTATTTTGACTTACTGTGCAATTGGTATTGCAGTTGCCGTAAACTTGTGGCAAATGCTAGATATAAGATCAGGTTTGTCTGTGAGAACCATCTCTAAGCATGTAAGCACAAGACTAAATGGTTTGATCATCTTTCCATTCATTGTTTACCTTTTCTGGTTTTGGTGCCACTTCGCTATTTTAAACAAATCTGGTCCAGGCGATACATTCATGTCCGTTGATTTCCAGGATACTTTATACGATGCTCCAGGCGCCACAGAAGTTAAGGATGTTCATTACTACGATATTGTAACCATCAAACATGATTTAACGGAGGCCTTCTTGCACTCTCATCCTGCAAGATACCCACTTCGTTATGAAGATGGTCGTATTTCTTCCAATGGGCAACAAGTCACTGCCTATGTTCACGAAGACGCAAACAACGAATGGGAAATATTGCCTCCAAGAGACTCGCCAATAAAGAAAGGTGCACCAGTTAAGCTAGATGAGAATATCAGATTGAGACATATTGGAACAAATACTTATTTATTGGCACATGACGTTGCCTCTCCCTACTATCCAactaatgaagaaattacTACCGTAACGGAAGAAGAGGCCAATGGCGAACGTTACGACTCCACAATTTTCCGTTTCCAACCTGTATTAGCAAAGAATTCTGGAAGAGTAACAAAGACCAAAAATTCCGCCTTTAGGCTATTCCACGTTGAAACTGCGGTGGCTCTTTGGACACACGACGATAAACTTTTGCCTGATTGGGGTTTCGAACAACAGGAAGTTAATGGTAATAAAAAGGTTCAGGACCCTGAAAACAGTTGGTACGTTGATTCCATTGTGAACATGGCTGAAAATGACCTAAGGAGAATCTACAAACCTAGGGTTCCAAGACCAATGTCATTTTTGTCAAAATGGTATGAACTACAAATTCTAATGTTTGACCATAACAACAAGTTAAGTTCTGAACATCCATTCGCTTCTGAACCTCAGACGTGGCCCGTTGCTCTAAACGGTGTTTCTTTCTggacaaaagaagaaggaaggaaacAAATATTCTTCACAGGTAATATTATTGGTTATTGGTTTGAAGTTATTTCCATTGCTCTTTACGCAGGTTTGGTTATTGCAGACTTAGTTACTAGACAACGTGCCGTCTATTCCTTGAACAAAATGGCAAGAGAAAAATTGTATGGTCCATTggccttctttttgatcaGTTGGGCTGCTCACTACTTCccattctttttgatgGGTCGTCAAAAATTCTTGCATCATTACTTGCCTGCCCATATGATTCTTGCAATGTTTGCAGCATCTTTATGGGAAACCGTTTTCACTGATAACCAATCTTTGAATCTCGACcttgatgaagagaatCCTGAAAACCCTCATGAAGATAAACCAAAGTTCTACACCGTTTTGTTCTATTTCTTCTGCGTCACAGTGGTTATCAATGTGGGTGGATTTTTCGTATACTTTGCTCCGTTGGTTTACGGATTACCAATGACTGTAGAACAAATCCAAGCAAGGCAATGGTTGGATATCAGATTACAATATGCCAAGTGA
- the PPX1 gene encoding exopolyphosphatase, with amino-acid sequence MMIYRKKVSMSSTSHFQIMPENLVRVLKQLKTFQASNTSQKLLNIVCGNESADLDSIVSTLAYAYFSYIHDPSKYILPVVNIPREDLKLRKDVTFLLGSHSISSDLLNFREDLVNWQKQSLYDINYVLVDHNDVPAITNDGPTNIAGIIDHHKDLGLHAESITKLSGPRIIQTAGSCSTLVFQYWNGILKHDSNSTEMIKEIVPLLLGALLLDTDNMKNKVEPVDQAVFEQYKRILGSSFNTDSFYQQLRTAKDDINGLSINDILRKDYKEFRFASNVRCGIASVVKSLEWINEQYGEESIENACEKFMTEHSLDIFIIMNSFTRDGTFSKQIAFISENDNLLNELFKDLIPKLQLESIRDVSKRKLKCYRQGNVKASRKQVAPYVQESLEKYQ; translated from the coding sequence atgatgatttatAGAAAAAAGGTATCAATGAGCAGTACAAGCCATTTTCAAATTATGCCGGAGAACCTAGTGCGTGTATTAAAGCAATTGAAGACCTTTCAGGCTAGTAATACCAGCCAAAAGCTGTTGAATATAGTTTGCGGGAATGAGTCTGCTGATTTGGATAGTATTGTAAGTACATTGGCTTATGCATATTTCAGTTATATTCATGACccttcaaaatatatactTCCGGTAGTCAATATTCCAAGAGAAGACTTGAAGTTGAGAAAAGATGTTACTTTCCTTCTAGGGTCCCATTCCATTTCTTCAGATTTACTTAATTTCAGAGAGGATTTGGTTAATTGGCAGAAGCAATCCTTGTATGATATTAATTATGTTTTAGTTGACCACAATGATGTTCCGGCAATAACAAATGACGGCCCAACCAACATTGCAGGGATAATAGACCATCACAAGGACTTAGGTTTGCATGCAGAGTCAATCACAAAGCTGTCTGGTCCAAGAATTATTCAGACTGCTGGTAGTTGTTCAACATTAGTGTTTCAGTACTGGAACGGAATTTTGAAACATGATTCCAATTCAACTGAAATGATTAAAGAAATTGTTCCATTGCTATTAGGCGCTCTATTGTTAGATACTGATAATATGAAGAATAAGGTCGAACCAGTCGATCAAGCTGTATTCGAGCAATACAAAAGAATActtggttcttctttcaatacAGACTCATTCTATCAACAATTACGAACAGCAAAGGATGATATAAATGGATTGAGTATCAACGATATATTGAGGAAAGACTACAAAGAGTTTAGGTTTGCTAGTAACGTTCGTTGTGGCATTGCTTCAGTCGTAAAGTCGTTAGAGTGGATAAATGAACAGTATGGAGAGGAAAGTATTGAAAATGCATGCGAGAAATTTATGACTGAGCACAGTCTAGATATTTTCATCATAATGAACAGTTTCACCCGAGATGGTACATTCTCGAAACAAATTGCGTTCATAAGTGAGAATGATAATCTATTGAATGAATTATTTAAAGATTTAattccaaaacttcaacTAGAAAGCATTCGGGACGTCTCTAAGAGGAAACTAAAATGTTACAGACAGGGAAATGTCAAAGCCAGTAGAAAGCAGGTCGCTCCTTACGTTCAAGAATCATTagaaaaatatcaatag
- the IPA1 gene encoding putative polyadenylation protein, producing MLEYFVEHHQWIGTVYIWIYYKNTGLQVGKIGQNGRSLELIGTEEENNQFVIELPCAVEPTRAKLNYKGDLYNLRLTAVKNEQRFDRSSNHIMEEVVSKWMRKDLVKGPFTFYCSCCNDQLICSKDYTKVRDMPSEFWAEFMDYWHCHKPHSDTNSTLSNGFDNKFTKSVVPTVGEICLSDSFIYIHKDSLNSKIVYDYNNVFCNSCKQVLGSVNRDGSIGFKKWCLKAEINKEIETIDISNYVLNQIFNELKAHSTRLFHIRDNSIAMEVQVWVFGFGSTISFSNSHLLTNCMKILYQRGGPPNGPQNSQNIELIEVDEPNALSAFISRLDDVNSNLPHDLQRMNEWKVGYISCD from the coding sequence ATGCTCGAATACTTCGTTGAGCACCACCAATGGATTGGTACAGTTTACATATGGATATATTATAAGAATACAGGATTACAAGTGGGAAAAATTGGGCAAAATGGTCGAAGTTTAGAGTTAATAGGcactgaagaagagaataaTCAGTTTGTAATTGAACTTCCGTGTGCTGTCGAACCAACAAGAGCGAAATTAAACTACAAGGGCGATTTATACAACTTAAGACTTACTGCAGTCAAGAATGAACAACGTTTTGATCGATCTTCTAATCATATTATGGAAGAAGTGGTGTCGAAATGGATGAGAAAGGATTTAGTGAAAGGACCATTTACTTTTTACTGTTCATGCTGCAATGATCAATTAATTTGCTCCAAGGACTATACTAAGGTCCGCGATATGCCATCTGAGTTTTGGGCCGAGTTTATGGACTATTGGCACTGTCATAAACCACATAGCGATACAAACTCAACTTTATCGAATGGTTTCGATAATAAATTCACCAAATCTGTAGTACCAACAGTAGGTGAGATATGTTTGAGTGACAGTTTTATTTACATTCATAAGGACTCACTCAACAGCAAAATAGTGTATGATTACAACAATGTATTCTGTAACTCATGCAAGCAGGTTCTTGGATCAGTAAATAGAGATGGCTCCATAGGATTCAAGAAATGGTGTTTGAAAGCTGAGATCAACAAGGAAATTGAAACCATCGATATATCGAATTACGTCCTTAATCAGATTTTCAATGAACTTAAAGCGCACTCTACAAGATTATTTCATATAAGAGACAATAGTATAGCAATGGAAGTTCAAGTGTGGGTGTTCGGATTTGGTTCCACAATATCTTTCAGCAATTCTCATTTACTGACAAATTGTATGAAGATCCTTTATCAAAGAGGAGGACCACCTAATGGCCCACAAAATTCAcaaaatattgaattaATTGAAGTCGATGAGCCCAATGCTCTCTCTGCATTTATTTCACGTTTGGATGATGTTAACTCTAACTTACCCCATGATCTTCAAAGAATGAACGAATGGAAAGTTGGTTATATATCATGTGATTAA
- the HIR3 gene encoding Hir3p, with amino-acid sequence MSSFEALNLSTTDTVDESKDHSRELQVEESSKIFQLALIQLKAKRYDDAKDTFDKLFEIDVIKPNKWGLYEYSSPTLDSLRYLAFRNRGILYYQYVKDNLAEMESGDVVDYVLKALECLLESLQHGDADSTVTHLLLNIFWSFNSAKLSRSILEFELTRSPEEFRLLSSLAAMFKGQKRIVKKYSELLKKLHDAGSRENIPSAINDVLNYIEHCDVEMKERDLLLKQIKTMKMEDDELIKNLDATSLPLYELSWEEIGSKLRSLIPRTKVTNILGRKSDTYSDLEAPLEYVYFSIDEAMEKTARSPADSVENLSDHYEDAISTLPETNASNTATPNNSDTSDTKQISSRRAESNDRPTAQRSSKRFKEREKVQEPDVEELVEFHNRILANIDGVLKSYGIAEDLSVEAIDPNNISKQQELCMSDFYDCLSSWTNKHTEFLKQGQESFSLKSSTDDFTQLTILLRSSMFSGDVEPSDSLSEVEADDVTAFIKTVNEQKLHFHAVRFLLIEQLLSLRTDGRCMITDFFWSPSLYEAVEFFTIGMEFNLYEMISPSTDEKLLSIGISFFEIMINLMGSICNDISTKKTQGQKINELESQRNKLERKISRWHEMLSSKNLTQRLLYRFKWSNFCFLQSTTDVTNNNLITTMEEIEKGLSAIPDFGTIAYSNYNNISSLSLKTVQSQFSKIKMLRRFTTVDVENEEDDTTHRDYVQHLYCILNQIPGSGSDFDSMYEFVTTSPFLMKLKLWKMLINYYANKNDQMRFQTCYFSSMKFLFERLNSQEYQLQSQLQRQKTLLSTFNHIGDFSKRFYQVLSQSWQSALKQPTSDQLKTLVSIFRLLYPLVFYETMAEKDSSLKSFFKKAVKSSITLQDIFLTIASLMTICIKSLSDEKDSLDENSCHVIDLISALHTLAGKYGFCDKFDGNFLRVQEHILCGFSNTQAFVELKRVLWCQYHISIGLDNPDDQHQTQPQTMTKKNAIVLSNYLIKFQYPDRNILVLNSGRSNFKQFFEIVMELIGDIDYESNHVLSRNEYFFNQFFTAPISLKTVMDAFAGELEIEFTSPNDELQSGVDGGLFYVSAVHALNQYQSRKKSMQARPSELDAIMSTLTTDILYNTKRFESWYLLGKCYSFVVEDDLTWTSDKLASRDKKQATAFAEKKAILCYLMALNLYLSTSSQVNSELMKNDNKIVFRGLLEALGKEMLQAYVKPMSSMSYTWKPKPVLIMKEDGTLENLQVVDKPSISETNIRKCILTILAKADALYETDKERSWTNPFYISKVHLKTDKTLFKNRGIHLLQEACKLSLLQSSVSGNDTILEAHYALVSACYKCFKEKVFSLEEALEQLKLDDGFFGLSDEEWEIKEEKEFYTLIIKLLKFILSKDKHKWQHRPVYRIAQIKYTDFKDIEGAMEEMNKLLGLKSVNKNVVNIWKPENELPGKHFVYAYQYVMFYMELLDEKHDFMAIGGMVKKLRRFGSGMINSQDAINKAVELFVNGAKSELSLNEKEHGELLMQRIPFPEFVQNSEELHQSFKKEDYPTKVLDVFLLAYNLKKGTNSIQFDGVCITIYFKYFYTPFVEKKKELTPTVPPTIEITNGEQKEKSPTQQQQQSNSPSPNLNGAKDKVTKMPNKVSSSVRKRVSKRDVFDRVLKLIEKKLS; translated from the coding sequence ATGTCATCGTTTGAGGCGCTCAATTTGAGCACTACAGATACTGTGGATGAGTCTAAAGATCATAGTCGGGAGCTTCAAGTGGAGGAGAGTTCTAAAATATTTCAATTGGCGTTGATTCAACTTAAAGCAAAACGATACGATGATGCAAAAGACACGTTTGATAAGTTATTCGAAATAGATGTCATCAAACCTAATAAATGGGGTCTCTATGAATATTCATCACCAACGTTAGATTCGCTTCGATACCTTGCCTTCAGGAATAGGGGAATTCTTTACTACCAGTATGTGAAGGATAATTTGGCAGAAATGGAATCTGGTGACGTAGTGGACTACGTACTAAAGGCCCTCGAATGCTTGTTGGAATCTTTACAGCATGGAGATGCAGACAGCACTGTTACTCACTTACTTTTGAACATATTTTGGAGTTTTAATAGTGCAAAGTTGTCTAGAAGCATATTAGAGTTTGAACTTACGCGGTCTCCAGAAGAGTTTAGACTTCTTTCATCTCTAGCGGCGATGTTCAAGGgtcaaaaaagaattgtaAAGAAATACTCTGAACTACTAAAGAAATTGCATGATGCTGGAAGTCGTGAGAATATTCCAAGCGCCATCAATGATGTTTTAAACTATATAGAACATTGTGACGTTGAGATGAAAGAAAGGGATCTCCTACTGAAACAGATAAAAACGATGAAAATGGAGGACGATGAATTGATTAAAAATTTAGATGCTACTAGTTTACCACTTTATGAGTTGAGCTGGGAAGAAATAGGATCTAAGTTGAGAAGCTTAATACCACGAACAAAGGTGACAAATATTCTAGGCAGAAAATCAGATACATACAGCGACCTTGAAGCTCCTCTGGAATACGTTTATTTTTCTATTGATGAAGCTATGGAAAAAACAGCTCGTTCCCCAGCTGACTCTGTTGAGAACTTGTCGGATCATTATGAAGACGCGATTAGCACCCTCCCGGAGACAAATGCTTCTAATACTGCTACTCCAAATAATAGTGACACCTCCGACACAAAGCAGATATCATCAAGAAGAGCTGAATCTAACGATAGGCCTACTGCCCAGAGGTCTAGTAAAAGATTCAAAGAACGAGAAAAGGTTCAGGAACctgatgttgaagaactaGTTGAATTTCACAATCGTATTCTAGCCAATATTGACGGAGTTTTGAAGTCATATGGAATTGCTGAAGATCTCTCGGTAGAAGCGATTGATCCGAATAATATATCTAAGCAGCAAGAACTTTGTATGTCGGACTTTTATGACTGTTTATCATCATGGACAAATAAACACACCGAATTCCTCAAACAAGGCCAAGAAagcttttctttgaaaagttctaCTGATGATTTTACCCAGTTGACAATTCTCTTAAGAAGCTCTATGTTTTCTGGAGATGTGGAACCGAGTGATTCACTCTCAGAAGTGGAGGCTGATGATGTCACAGCTTTCATAAAGACAGTCAATGAACAGAAACTTCATTTTCACGCTGTCCGTTTTTTGTTGATTGAACAACTACTTTCTCTAAGAACGGATGGCAGATGTATGATTAcagattttttttggagTCCATCCCTTTATGAGGCTGTAGAGTTTTTTACAATTGGTATGGAGTTTAACCTCTATGAAATGATCTCACCATCAACAGACGAgaaattattatcaattggtatttccttctttgaaataatGATTAATTTAATGGGATCCATATGCAATGATATATCTACAAAAAAGACTCAAGGTCAAAAGATTAACGAACTTGAATCTCAGCGCAATAAGCTCGAAAGAAAGATCAGTAGATGGCACGAAATGTTAAGCTCTAAAAATCTCACGCAAAGGTTATTGTATAGGTTTAAATGGTCGAACTTTTGCTTTTTGCAGTCCACTACTGATGTTACCAATAATAACCTTATTACAACTATGGAAGAAATCGAGAAGGGTTTATCTGCCATACCAGATTTTGGAACTATAGCGTACAGCAACTACAACAATATATCATCGTTAAGTTTAAAGACAGTTCAGAGCCAGTTTTCGAAGATAAAAATGTTACGTCGTTTTACTActgttgatgttgaaaacgaagaagacgatACAACTCACAGGGACTATGTTCAGCATTTGTATTGTATTTTGAATCAAATACCTGGAAGTGGATCTGACTTCGATTCAATGTACGAATTTGTAACCACCTCTCCATTTCTAATGAAACTCAAATTGTGGAAAATGCTAATAAATTACTACGCAAATAAAAACGATCAGATGAGGTTTCAGACTTGCTATTTTAGTTCTATgaaatttttgtttgaaagaTTAAATTCGCAAGAATATCAACTGCAGTCACAACTACAGAGACAAAAAACTCTTTTATCGACATTTAACCATATAGGTGACTTTTCAAAGCGCTTTTATCAGGTACTCAGCCAGTCATGGCAATCGGCACTAAAACAACCGACCTCTGATCAATTAAAAACGTTGGTATCGATTTTCAGGTTGTTATATCCTTTGGTTTTTTATGAAACTATGGCAGAGAAAGACTCCTCATTAAaatcatttttcaaaaaagcTGTAAAATCATCCATTACTTTGCAAGATATTTTCTTAACTATTGCCTCATTAATGACTATATGTATTAAATCCTTATCTGATGAAAAGGATTCACTAGATGAGAACTCTTGCCATGTTATTGATTTGATATCGGCACTGCATACACTTGCGGGCAAGTATGGATTCTGTGATAAATTTGATGGTAACTTCTTGAGGGTTCAAGAACATATTCTCTGTGGATTCTCTAATACTCAAGCATTTGTAGAGTTAAAGAGAGTTTTATGGTGTCAGTATCACATATCAATCGGTTTGGACAATCCTGACGATCAACATCAAACTCAGCCCCAGACGATGACTAAGAAAAATGCTATTGTGCTCTCTAACTACCTCATCAAATTTCAATATCCGGATAGAAACATTTTGGTTCTAAATAGTGGTAGATCCAATTTCAAACAGTTTTTCGAAATAGTTATGGAGTTAATCGGCGACATCGATTATGAATCAAATCATGTCTTATCGAGAAACGAGTACTTTTTCAACCAATTCTTCACTGCTCCAATATCACTGAAAACCGTTATGGATGCTTTTGCTGGTGAGCTCGAAATCGAATTTACAAGTCCAAATGACGAACTACAATCTGGTGTTGACGGCGGATTGTTTTACGTATCTGCTGTACATGCTTTGAACCAGTACCAATCTAGAAAAAAGTCCATGCAAGCTCGTCCATCTGAACTGGATGCTATTATGTCAACATTAACAACCGATATTCTATACAACACCAAACGATTCGAGAGTTGGTATTTGCTTGGTAAATGCTATTCATTTGTAGTTGAGGACGATTTGACATGGACGTCAGACAAACTAGCATCAAGAGACAAAAAGCAAGCTACTGCTTTTGCGGAGAAGAAAGCGATATTATGTTACTTGATGGCACTTAATCTATACCTGTCTACTTCTTCTCAGGTCAATTCggaattgatgaaaaatgacAATAAGATTGTGTTTAGGGGTCTTTTGGAAGCTTTAGGTAAAGAAATGCTTCAAGCGTATGTTAAACCGATGAGTTCGATGAGTTATACTTGGAAGCCCAAACCAGTTCTTATCATGAAAGAGGATGGTACTTTGGAAAACCTTCAAGTTGTAGACAAGCCAAGTATTTCAGAAACTAACATCCGCAAATGCATATTGACTATACTTGCAAAAGCGGATGCTCTCTACGAAACTGACAAAGAGAGAAGTTGGACTAATCCTTTCTATATTTCAAAGGTGCATTTAAAAACCGATAAAACTTTATTTAAAAACCGTGGTATACATCTATTGCAGGAAGCGTGTAAATTATCGTTACTACAGTCTTCCGTCTCTGGTAACGACACGATTTTAGAGGCGCATTATGCCTTAGTATCTGCATGCTATAAGTgctttaaagaaaaggttttttctcttgaaGAAGCTCTAGAACAATTGAAGCTTGATGATGGGTTCTTTGGATTGTCCGATGAAGAATGGGAAattaaggaagaaaaggaattcTATACTTTGATAATAAAGCTTTTGAAGTTCATCCTTTCCAAGGACAAACACAAATGGCAACACAGACCTGTCTATAGAATTGCGCAAATCAAATACACAGACTTCAAGGACATCGAAGGTGCGATGgaagaaatgaataaaCTTTTGGGACTTAAATCGGTAAACAAGAACGTTGTCAACATTTGGAAACCAGAGAATGAGCTCCCAGGGAAACACTTTGTATACGCTTACCAGTATGTTATGTTTTACATGGAGCTTCTTGATGAAAAACATGATTTCATGGCCATTGGTGGTATGGTTAAAAAATTGAGGAGATTTGGATCTGGTATGATAAACTCCCAGGATGCAATTAACAAGGCAGTGGAATTATTCGTTAATGGTGCGAAGTCTGAACTATCTCTCAATGAGAAAGAACATGGTGAATTGCTCATGCAAAGAATACCATTTCCGGAATTTGTACAAAACAGTGAAGAATTACATCAGTCATTTAAGAAAGAGGATTATCCCACTAAGGTTCTAGATGTGTTTTTACTTGCATACAATCTGAAAAAGGGTACTAACTCTATTCAGTTTGATGGGGTCTGTATCACCATCTATTTCAAGTATTTCTACACACCATTtgtggaaaagaagaaagagttaACGCCTACAGTTCCTCCCACCATAGAAATCACAAATGGAgaacagaaagagaaaTCACCAActcaacagcaacaacaatcgAATTCACCCTCTCCGAACCTGAACGGTGCTAAAGACAAAGTTACGAAGATGCCTAACAAAGTTTCATCAAGCGTGCGTAAAAGAGTGAGCAAAAGAGACGTTTTCGATAGAGTTTTAAAACTAatcgaaaaaaaactatCATAA
- the HOM6 gene encoding homoserine dehydrogenase codes for MSSKAVNVAVIGTGVVGSAFLEQLLSMKSQITYNVILIAKYSKSLASKDYSPLALEASSWNKTVDAQGSAPFSVSEIHDFLKKSPLPTILVDNTSSEEIANYYPKFIESGISIATPNKKAFSSNLELWNSIFSLKPSNGLVYHEATVGAGLPIIGTLRDLIQTGDKVVKIEGIFSGTLSYIFNEFSTPTANDVSFSEVVKVAKSLGYTEPDPRDDLNGLDVARKVTILARIAGFEVQSPTSFPVQSLIPSALESVASSDEFMQKLPNYDDELKQLKLEAAKENKVLRFVGKVDFPSNVVSVGIEKYDYSHPFASLKGSDNVISIQTERYTNPLVIQGAGAGAAVTAAGVLADVIKIAQRL; via the exons ATGTCTTCTAAAGCAGTTAATGTTGCTGTCATTG GTACCGGTGTTGTTGGTTCTGCATTTTTGGAGCAATTGCTCTCCATGAAATCTCAAATTACGTACAATGTCATTTTGATTGCTAAATACTCCAAATCCCTTGCTTCTAAAGACTATTCCCCATTAGCTTTGgaagcttcttcttggaacaAGACAGTTGATGCGCAAGGTAGCGCACCATTTTCGGTTTCTGAAATTCATGATTTCTTAAAGAAGTCACCATTACCAACTATCTTGGTTGATAACACTTCAAGTGAAGAAATTGCTAATTACTATCCAAAATTCATTGAGAGTGGTATATCGATTGCTACTCCAAACAAGAAAGCATTTTCTTCTAACTTAGAGTTATGGAACAGTATTTTCAGTTTGAAACCATCCAATGGATTGGTCTATCACGAAGCTACTGTTGGTGCTGGTTTGCCAATCATTGGAACTCTAAGAGATTTAATTCAAACCGGTGATAAGGTCGTTAAAATCGAAGGTATCTTTTCCGGAACATTGTCTTATATCTTTAACGAATTCTCCACTCCAACCGCAAATGACGTCAGTTTTTCAGAAGTTGTTAAGGTTGCTAAAAGCTTAGGTTACACTGAACCTGATCCAAGAGATGATTTGAACGGTTTGGATGTGGCTAGAAAAGTCACTATTCTTGCAAGAATTGCCGGTTTCGAGGTCCAATCTCCAACTTCTTTCCCTGTTCAATCTTTGATCCCATCTGCCCTCGAATCCGTTGCTTCCTCAGATGAGTTCATGCAAAAATTGCCAAactatgatgatgaattaaAGCAATTGAAACTTGAAGCTGctaaagaaaacaaagttcTAAGATTTGTTGGAAAGGTTGACTTCCCATCCAACGTTGTGTCTGTTGGTATTGAAAAGTACGATTATTCCCAtccttttgcttctttaaAGGGTTCTGACAACGTTATTTCTATTCAAACGGAACGTTACACTAACCCATTAGTCATCCAaggtgctggtgctggtgctgcaGTTACCGCTGCTGGTGTCTTAGCTGATGTCATCAAGATTGCTCAAAgattataa